The nucleotide sequence CGGGCCGATCCGGAGTTGATCTGGGGCTTCGGCTTCGGCTCGCCGCCCGCCGACATGCCGCGCACCGACGTCGGCTGGCCCTATGATCCCAGCGCCTTCCGCGACGCCCTGCTGGAGCTGACCCGCCGCTACCGCCTGCCGGTCTATGTGACGGAGAACGGCTTCGGCACCAAGGCGGAGGAGGCGCCGGATGACGGGGGAGTGGTCCGGGACGGCGCCCGCATCGACTATCTGCGCGCCTGCATCGGCGAGATGGCCCGCGCCCGCCAGGAGGGGGCCGACGTGCGCGGCTATTTCGTCTGGTCGCTGCTGGACAATTTCGAATGGGGCGGCGGCTACGGCACGCGATTCGGCATCGTGCGCGTGGACTATCCGACCCAGCGGCGCGTCCCGAAGGAGTCGGCCCGCTGGTATGCCGGCCTGATCCGGCAGAACCGATCGGACGCGCGGTAAACTGTCGCAGAAACACACAATATGTCAGCACCGAAACCTATTGCAATTTTCTAACCTTCTTTACAAAGTTCCGATCCGGAAATTGCCTGCCCCGGAGAGGGACGCCCCGCCATGACCGAGACCGTGACCGCCCTGGTGGTCGATGACGAGGAAATGACGCGCGCCATCGTCGGCGGCTATCTCGCCCGTCTCGGTTACCGCACGCTGGAGGCCGGGAGCATCGCGGCGGCCTGGGACATCCTGTCGGCGCCGGGCTGCCCGGTCGGCGTCCTTCTGCTCGACCGCCGGCTTCCCGACGGCGACGGGCTGGAGCTGTTGCCGCGGATGCGCGCCCTGCCCCATCTGGCCGAGCTGCCGGTGATCGTGCAGTCGGTCGCCGACAGCGGGGCGGAGATCGCCGCCGCGATCCGCGCCGGCATCTTCCATTACATGACCAAGCCCTATGACGGGACCCTGCTGCGCTCGGTCGTCGGCGCGGCGGTGGAGAACCACGGGCGGCTGAAGGCGCTGCGCGGCGACGTGCGCAGCCGCACCGACGCCATGGCGCTGATGCGCGGCGGGCGGTTCCGGCTGCGCACCCCGCAGGAAGCCCGCGATCTCGCCATCGCCCTGTCGGCCGCCGCCCCGGCCGCGCGCGGCCTGACCTTCGGCCTGACCGAGCTGATGCTGAACGCGGTGGAGCACGGCACGCTGGGGATCGGCTTCGAGGCCAAGCGGCGGCTGAAGGCGCCGGGCGCCGCGGCCAACGCCTATGCCGAGGAACTCGACCGCCGCCTCGCCAGCCCGGACTACCGCGACCGCTTCGTGACCGTGGAGGTGGAGCGCGACGAGCGGCGGCTGACCATCACCATCACCGACATGGGCGGCGGCTTCGACCATCGGCACTATCTGGCCGCCGACCCGGCGCAGAACACCGCCGCCCACGGGCGCGGCATCGCGCTGGCCCGCCTCGCCGGCTTCGCCGAGCTGACCTATCTCGGCGACGGGAACCGTGTGGTCGGTGTGGTGGAGCTGGAGGAGGGGCGGTGACGGCCGGGCGCCGCCCGCCCCCTCACATCCCCGGATCGTAGACGATCACCCGGTTCCGCCCCTCGCGCTTGGCGCGGTAGAGGGCGAGGTCGGCACGGTGGATCGCCTTTTCCAGCGTGTCGGTCGCCCCTTCCACGCCGGCGATGCCGATGCTGCAGGTGACGTTGAGCGGGCCGCCGGGGCCGGGAATCGGCAGGCGGGCGATATGGCGGCGCACCCGCTCCGCCACGACGCGGCTTTCGTCGGCGGTGGCGCCGGGAAGCACGACGACGAACTCCTCCCCGCCGAGGCGTCCGAGGATGTCGTACTCGCGCAGGATGGTCTGGCAGCCGCCTGCCACCATGCGCAGGGCGTCGTCGCCGGTGGCGTGGCCGTAGCTGTCGTTGATCCGCTTGAAATGGTCGACGTCGAGCACGAAGACCGCCAGCGGCTCGCAGAAGCGATGGGCGCGGGCAAGCTGCTGGCGCCCCAGCTCCATGAAGGAGCGCCGGTTGTAGATGCCGGTGAGGGGGTCGCGCGACGCCATGTCGCGCAGCGCCTCCTCCATGTTGCGGCGCTCCGTATAGTCGTAGATCCAGGCGAGGTTGACCGGCACGCCCTGGATCACCGCCTGGTTCACCGTGAACAGCGTCCAGAAGGGCGACCCGTCGGCGCGGCGGAACTGCACCTCCATGTTCACGACCGACTTGGCGGTGCGCAGCCGATCCAGCACACGCTCGCGCTGGTGGTCGTCCACATAGTAGTCGCGCGCCCGGCTGCCGATCAGCCGCTCCCGCGACAGGCCGATCAGTTCGGCGAAGCGCGTGTTGACGAAGACGATGCGGCCGTCGTCCCGCCGCGAGACGGAGACGCCGACCGGGCTCTGCTCCAGGATCGCCTCCAGCCGCGCCTCGTTGGGCAGCCCTTCGGCCAGATCGTGGATGACGCCGACGATCCCGTTGGTGCCGCCGCCCTCGTCGGCGAGCGAGGCCTTGGTCAGGCAGACCATGCGGGTGCTGCCGTCGGCAAGCGGAACCGCCTCCTCGTAGCTGGTCTGGCCCTGGCGGGCGAAGAGCTGGCGGTCCTGCGCGACATGCGCCTTGGCGGTGCGCGGACTCATCACCGCGAAGCTCGACTTGTTCAGGATCTCCGTGCGGGAGAGGCCGGTATACTGCTCGAAGGCGGCATTGCAGGCGACGTAGCAGCCGCGCTGATCCTTGATGAAGACGGGCACCGGCAGCCGGTCGAACAGCCGCTGCTGGGCGTCGACGTGGCGGCGCAGCTCCATCTCCCGCTGCCGGCGGGCGGTGACGTCGGTGAAGACGTGCAGTTCCACCGGCCGGCCGGCCGGCCCCGGAACGGTGCTGACCGCCTCCACCACCCACAGGCTGGTGCCGTCGGTCCGGCGCAGGCGGCGCAGGCCCGGCGTGTCGTCGCCCTCCTCCCCCGCTGCGCCGGGCGGCTCGAAGCGGGTGAAGCGGCTGCCGGCCAGGACGCCCGAGGGCTGGCCGAGCAGATCGTAAAGCGCCCGGTTGGCATAGAGGATCAGCCCGTCCGGCGACAGGGCGCAGACCGGCGCCGGCAGGGCGTCGTAGGCCGCCCAGGCCATCATGCACGCCTCCTCGCCCTGTTCCTCCACCACCATCACCGCACTGCCCGTTTCGTACATGGGCGGGTGTGTCCCACAAAAGATTATTTCACAGGATCGAGCCTCCTTGCCAGAAAGCTCTGATTACTGGAAAGCATGCTACGGGATGCCGGTCCGTTGGCCTCGTCCATGTTGTTGAATACACTGACGGTCCCGTTTACGCCAGCATTCCACGGCATGCAGCGGCAAGTCGCCGCATGGCCTCGTCATCGGGTGGAAGTCCCAGCCGCAGCCAGTCCGCCCGGTAGTCGAACCTCCTGACCAGGATCCCGGATGCGCCCAGCGCAGTATAATGCGCAAACGCGTTTGGCGTGCAAACGAGTCGATAGAGCGCCGTTCCCCCGACCACCTCCAGCCCCGCCGCCACCAGGAGGCGATCAAGCCGCTCGGCCGCATCCCTCAGGCGATTCCGCGTCGCGGCGATCCAGTCAGGGTCGGACAGCGCGGCGGTCGCGACGGCGAGCCCCGGACCCGAGACGGCCCAGGGACCGATGGCCGTCCGCAGCGCCGCCGCCAGTTCCGGCGCCGCCAGCGCGATGCCCAGGCGAAGCCCGGCGAGCCCGAAGAACT is from Azospirillum thermophilum and encodes:
- a CDS encoding response regulator; this encodes MTETVTALVVDDEEMTRAIVGGYLARLGYRTLEAGSIAAAWDILSAPGCPVGVLLLDRRLPDGDGLELLPRMRALPHLAELPVIVQSVADSGAEIAAAIRAGIFHYMTKPYDGTLLRSVVGAAVENHGRLKALRGDVRSRTDAMALMRGGRFRLRTPQEARDLAIALSAAAPAARGLTFGLTELMLNAVEHGTLGIGFEAKRRLKAPGAAANAYAEELDRRLASPDYRDRFVTVEVERDERRLTITITDMGGGFDHRHYLAADPAQNTAAHGRGIALARLAGFAELTYLGDGNRVVGVVELEEGR
- a CDS encoding sensor domain-containing diguanylate cyclase, with translation MYETGSAVMVVEEQGEEACMMAWAAYDALPAPVCALSPDGLILYANRALYDLLGQPSGVLAGSRFTRFEPPGAAGEEGDDTPGLRRLRRTDGTSLWVVEAVSTVPGPAGRPVELHVFTDVTARRQREMELRRHVDAQQRLFDRLPVPVFIKDQRGCYVACNAAFEQYTGLSRTEILNKSSFAVMSPRTAKAHVAQDRQLFARQGQTSYEEAVPLADGSTRMVCLTKASLADEGGGTNGIVGVIHDLAEGLPNEARLEAILEQSPVGVSVSRRDDGRIVFVNTRFAELIGLSRERLIGSRARDYYVDDHQRERVLDRLRTAKSVVNMEVQFRRADGSPFWTLFTVNQAVIQGVPVNLAWIYDYTERRNMEEALRDMASRDPLTGIYNRRSFMELGRQQLARAHRFCEPLAVFVLDVDHFKRINDSYGHATGDDALRMVAGGCQTILREYDILGRLGGEEFVVVLPGATADESRVVAERVRRHIARLPIPGPGGPLNVTCSIGIAGVEGATDTLEKAIHRADLALYRAKREGRNRVIVYDPGM